A region from the Sandaracinus amylolyticus genome encodes:
- a CDS encoding DUF1552 domain-containing protein, with product MSPRDRSTNGPAERRLRRRVFLTALGLGLAAPFATRLARLVSAQAERPKRLFVFYVPHGAPPEHMNPVGSGASFSLEGSGVGVFGPLERWKHLTTVLRGLEIKDHSNHAAIRAVLTDGGDVSIDFAIARALETRPLVLGALPHRAGGLDADSFLVRDGEWVRPISNPVRAYDETFAGIGGGTGPDPVSDEVAFRNAALELTEGELDTLSRSLRGLTREEDKLARHLAAVRTLRAEIEMPPPGGGGTCTTRPAIARVDALRGNDDAFFLRDENFGAIAQAQVEIAANALLCGVTRVATIQNMYVNANVPFGHIGIPEGHHEPISHSLNGPGREKFARCQRWMYEQVARVAEILDVPDPEDPSHTALENSVLLVTSEIADGNGHLSRKAEVWVEGRAHQQFVPTVVIGGGGGALRGGQVIDFENRAHGDALLTIAQAMGAPMTSFGMNGRSPIAEMRA from the coding sequence ATGTCGCCTCGCGATCGATCGACGAACGGCCCGGCAGAGCGACGGCTGCGACGTCGCGTGTTCCTCACCGCGCTCGGGCTCGGTCTCGCCGCGCCGTTCGCGACGCGCCTCGCGCGGCTCGTGAGCGCGCAGGCGGAGCGACCGAAGCGGCTCTTCGTCTTCTACGTGCCGCACGGCGCGCCGCCCGAGCACATGAACCCCGTCGGGTCGGGCGCGAGCTTCTCGCTCGAGGGCAGCGGGGTCGGCGTGTTCGGCCCGCTCGAGCGATGGAAGCACCTGACGACGGTGCTGCGCGGGCTCGAGATCAAGGATCACTCGAACCACGCGGCGATCCGCGCAGTGCTCACCGACGGCGGCGACGTGTCGATCGACTTCGCGATCGCGCGCGCGCTCGAGACGCGGCCGCTCGTGCTCGGCGCGCTGCCGCATCGCGCGGGTGGGCTCGACGCGGATTCGTTCCTGGTGCGCGACGGCGAGTGGGTGCGGCCGATCTCGAACCCGGTGCGCGCCTACGACGAGACGTTCGCGGGCATCGGCGGCGGCACCGGGCCCGATCCGGTCTCCGACGAGGTCGCGTTCCGCAACGCCGCGCTCGAGCTCACCGAGGGCGAGCTCGACACGCTGTCGCGCTCGCTCCGTGGGCTCACGCGCGAAGAGGACAAGCTCGCGCGGCACCTCGCGGCGGTGCGCACGCTGCGCGCGGAGATCGAGATGCCGCCGCCGGGCGGTGGCGGGACGTGCACGACGCGTCCGGCGATCGCGCGCGTGGACGCGCTGCGGGGGAACGACGACGCGTTCTTCCTCCGCGACGAGAACTTCGGCGCGATCGCGCAGGCACAGGTCGAGATCGCGGCGAACGCGCTGCTCTGCGGCGTGACGCGCGTCGCGACGATCCAGAACATGTACGTGAACGCCAACGTGCCCTTCGGGCACATCGGCATTCCCGAGGGGCACCACGAGCCGATCTCGCACTCGCTCAACGGACCGGGGCGCGAGAAGTTCGCGCGGTGTCAGCGCTGGATGTACGAGCAGGTCGCGCGCGTCGCGGAGATCCTCGACGTGCCCGATCCCGAAGATCCGTCGCACACCGCGCTCGAGAACTCGGTGCTGCTCGTGACGAGCGAGATCGCGGACGGCAACGGGCACCTCTCGCGCAAGGCCGAGGTGTGGGTCGAAGGTCGCGCGCACCAGCAGTTCGTCCCGACGGTCGTGATCGGCGGCGGCGGCGGCGCGCTGCGCGGTGGTCAGGTGATCGACTTCGAGAACCGCGCGCACGGTGACGCGCTGCTCACGATCGCGCAGGCGATGGGCGCGCCGATGACGAGCTTCGGCATGAACGGGCGCTCGCCCATCGCGGAGATGCGGGCATGA
- a CDS encoding sigma-54 interaction domain-containing protein yields MSRIPPRRSRAEVHDRRGTKGLDTGTPRAERAKPTMMLELEIWREACRHLDIHDSLSRMLPVLARHLPIDAITLRRLDVPRARLETVAQVGRTVDVTQAPFELPSPQMARVLALFERRTAHATQLDGDDPLFGATPGEDRARVASDVIVAPLADDDGPAGVLALIARDGAKVSADHAKLVSTIVEPLVVALANDRRVHELAQLREAALAENRALLTRLNRQSIVESIIGERGGLRTLMERVEQVANADVPVLLLGETGSGKEVIARALHERSRRREGPMVRVNCGAIPSELIDSELFGHERGSFTGAVGTRKGWFERADGGTLLLDEVGELPAAAQVRLLRILQEGTLERVGGQRTLHVDVRIVAATHRDLHQMVQAGQFREDLWYRLSVFPLRLPPVRERLEDLPELASHFAARAGARLGAGPLTPTREDLHLLLAYSWPGNVRELAAVIERAAILGHGRKLEVAAALGLGGPLPTPSRLPASTPRAETNGHGTTLPAIDARSQKLDDVVVAHIERVLASTRGRIEGPKGAAALLGINPHTLRARMRKLRLDWSRFRGADAD; encoded by the coding sequence ATGTCACGGATTCCCCCGCGCCGGTCACGGGCCGAAGTCCACGACCGTAGAGGCACCAAGGGTCTCGACACGGGCACGCCTCGTGCTGAGCGCGCCAAGCCCACGATGATGCTCGAGCTCGAGATCTGGCGCGAGGCGTGTCGTCACCTCGACATCCACGACTCGCTCTCGCGCATGTTGCCGGTGCTCGCGAGGCACCTCCCGATCGACGCGATCACCCTGCGCAGGCTCGACGTGCCGCGCGCGCGCCTCGAGACGGTCGCGCAGGTCGGCCGCACGGTCGACGTGACGCAGGCGCCGTTCGAGTTGCCGTCGCCGCAGATGGCGCGCGTGCTCGCGCTGTTCGAGCGACGCACCGCGCATGCGACGCAGCTCGACGGTGACGATCCCCTCTTCGGCGCGACGCCGGGCGAGGATCGAGCGCGCGTCGCGAGCGACGTGATCGTCGCGCCGCTCGCCGACGACGACGGCCCCGCCGGCGTGCTCGCGCTGATCGCGCGCGATGGCGCGAAGGTGAGCGCGGACCACGCGAAGCTCGTGAGCACGATCGTCGAGCCGCTCGTCGTGGCGCTCGCGAACGATCGCCGCGTGCACGAGCTCGCGCAGCTCCGCGAGGCGGCGCTCGCCGAGAACCGCGCGCTGCTCACGCGGCTCAATCGCCAGAGCATCGTCGAGTCGATCATCGGCGAGCGCGGCGGCTTGCGCACGCTGATGGAGCGCGTCGAGCAGGTCGCGAACGCCGACGTGCCGGTGCTGCTGCTCGGCGAGACCGGCTCGGGCAAAGAAGTGATCGCGCGCGCGCTCCACGAGCGATCGCGGCGGCGCGAAGGGCCGATGGTGCGCGTGAACTGCGGCGCGATCCCGAGCGAGCTGATCGACAGCGAGCTCTTCGGGCACGAGCGCGGCTCGTTCACCGGCGCGGTGGGCACGCGCAAGGGCTGGTTCGAGCGCGCCGACGGCGGGACGCTCCTGCTCGACGAGGTCGGCGAGCTGCCCGCGGCGGCGCAGGTGCGCCTCTTGAGGATCCTGCAGGAGGGCACGCTCGAGCGCGTCGGCGGTCAGCGCACGCTTCACGTCGACGTTCGCATCGTCGCGGCGACGCATCGCGATCTGCATCAGATGGTGCAAGCGGGTCAGTTCCGCGAGGACCTCTGGTATCGACTCTCGGTGTTCCCGCTGCGCCTGCCACCGGTGCGCGAGCGGCTCGAAGATCTCCCCGAGCTCGCGTCGCACTTCGCGGCGCGCGCGGGCGCGCGGCTCGGCGCAGGACCGCTCACGCCGACGCGCGAGGATCTGCACCTGCTGCTCGCGTACTCGTGGCCGGGCAACGTGCGCGAGCTCGCGGCGGTCATCGAGCGCGCGGCGATCCTCGGGCACGGCAGGAAGCTCGAGGTCGCGGCGGCGCTCGGCCTCGGCGGGCCGCTGCCGACGCCGTCGCGCCTCCCCGCGAGCACGCCGCGCGCGGAGACGAACGGGCACGGAACGACGCTGCCCGCGATCGACGCGAGGTCGCAGAAGCTCGACGACGTGGTCGTCGCGCACATCGAGCGTGTGCTCGCGTCGACGCGCGGTCGCATCGAGGGCCCGAAGGGCGCGGCCGCGCTGCTCGGCATCAACCCGCACACGCTGCGCGCGCGCATGAGGAAGCTGCGGCTCGACTGGAGCCGGTTCCGCGGCGCCGACGCCGACTGA
- a CDS encoding sulfate ABC transporter substrate-binding protein, whose amino-acid sequence MRARALPLLLSSALLITLSACSGGGASDGQGTLTLLHVSNDPTRELYAEINPTFASAWARDHGGQRVEIRMSHGGSGRQARAVIDGLDADVVSLALPFDVDAIAREGQHLLDPQWAARLPDHSSPFYSTIVFVVRRGNPRGIRDWNDLVRGETQVIAPSPKTSGGARYVYLGAYGYALRHGYDGRTGDEAGTEMVRALYQRVPVLDSGARGSSTTFARNGIGDVLLTWENEAHLLLAESPDAGLEIVIPSESILAEPPAAWIDRNVERHHTREVAEAYLRHLWSTEAQEIAARQHYRPRDADVAARYAQSFPTMTLFTVEEVFGGWERAHATHFAEGALFDRIYQPGQGGT is encoded by the coding sequence ATGCGAGCCCGCGCTCTTCCACTGCTCCTCTCCTCCGCGCTGCTGATCACGCTCTCCGCTTGTTCCGGCGGCGGCGCGAGCGACGGGCAGGGGACTCTCACGCTGCTCCACGTCTCGAACGATCCGACGCGCGAGCTCTACGCCGAGATAAACCCGACCTTCGCGAGCGCGTGGGCGCGCGATCACGGCGGACAGCGCGTCGAGATCCGCATGTCGCACGGAGGCTCGGGCCGTCAGGCGCGCGCGGTGATCGACGGGCTCGACGCGGACGTGGTGAGCCTCGCGCTGCCCTTCGACGTCGACGCGATCGCGCGCGAGGGACAGCACCTGCTCGACCCGCAGTGGGCCGCGCGCCTCCCCGATCACAGCTCGCCCTTCTACTCGACGATCGTGTTCGTCGTACGGCGGGGCAACCCGCGCGGGATCCGCGACTGGAACGATCTCGTGCGCGGCGAGACGCAGGTGATCGCGCCGAGCCCGAAGACGTCGGGCGGCGCGCGCTACGTCTACCTCGGCGCGTACGGATACGCGCTGCGCCACGGATACGACGGACGCACCGGCGACGAGGCGGGCACCGAGATGGTGCGCGCGCTCTATCAGCGCGTGCCGGTGCTCGACTCGGGCGCGCGCGGCAGCTCGACGACGTTCGCGCGCAACGGCATCGGCGACGTCTTGCTCACGTGGGAGAACGAAGCGCACCTCTTGCTCGCGGAGAGCCCCGACGCGGGGCTCGAGATCGTGATCCCGAGCGAGAGCATCCTCGCCGAGCCGCCGGCCGCGTGGATCGATCGCAACGTCGAGCGCCACCACACGCGCGAGGTCGCGGAGGCGTACCTCCGGCACCTCTGGTCGACCGAGGCGCAGGAGATCGCGGCGCGCCAGCACTACCGACCGCGCGACGCCGACGTCGCGGCGCGGTACGCGCAGTCGTTCCCCACGATGACGCTCTTCACCGTCGAAGAGGTGTTCGGCGGATGGGAGCGCGCGCACGCGACGCACTTCGCGGAGGGCGCGCTCTTCGATCGAATCTACCAGCCGGGGCAGGGCGGAACGTGA
- the cysT gene encoding sulfate ABC transporter permease subunit CysT, with product MTTTPVAAEAEATPTVAPRAARPPRSIPGFAPSLAITGTVLVVLVLVPLGALVLAVARAPWDTIVRALTDARTLAAVGLSVGASAVAALVAAPLGVAIAWTLARYDLPGRRLLDAIVDVPFALPTAVSGIALTALCAPSGWIGALFAPLGIELAFNRVGIAIALLFTGLPFVVRTVQPVIEDLPAEIEEAASSLGASRAQTFLRVILPSLMPSIVAGTTLAFARALGEYGSVVFIAGNMPMRTEIAPLRILSHLESYDYASAAVVALAMLVASAGLLFAVNAAQRRLVDRGAQGA from the coding sequence GTGACCACCACGCCCGTCGCCGCCGAGGCGGAGGCGACGCCGACCGTCGCTCCGCGCGCGGCACGCCCTCCGCGATCGATCCCGGGCTTCGCGCCGTCGCTCGCGATCACCGGCACCGTGCTCGTGGTGCTCGTGCTCGTGCCGCTCGGCGCGCTCGTGCTCGCGGTCGCGCGCGCGCCGTGGGACACGATCGTCCGCGCGCTCACCGACGCGCGCACGCTCGCAGCGGTCGGGCTCAGCGTGGGCGCGTCGGCCGTCGCCGCGCTCGTCGCGGCGCCGCTCGGCGTCGCGATCGCATGGACGCTCGCGCGCTACGACCTGCCCGGTCGAAGGCTGCTCGACGCGATCGTCGACGTGCCGTTCGCGCTGCCGACCGCGGTGTCGGGCATCGCGCTCACCGCGCTGTGCGCGCCGAGCGGATGGATCGGCGCGCTCTTCGCGCCGCTCGGGATCGAGCTCGCGTTCAACCGCGTGGGCATCGCGATCGCGCTGCTCTTCACCGGGCTGCCGTTCGTGGTGCGCACGGTGCAGCCGGTGATCGAGGATCTGCCCGCCGAGATCGAAGAGGCCGCGTCGTCGCTCGGCGCGTCGCGCGCCCAGACGTTCCTGCGCGTCATCCTGCCCTCGCTGATGCCGTCGATCGTCGCGGGCACCACGCTCGCGTTCGCACGCGCGCTCGGCGAGTACGGCTCGGTCGTGTTCATCGCGGGCAACATGCCGATGCGCACCGAGATCGCGCCGCTGCGGATCCTCTCGCACCTCGAGAGCTACGACTACGCGAGCGCCGCGGTCGTCGCGCTCGCGATGCTGGTCGCGTCGGCGGGGCTGCTCTTCGCGGTGAACGCCGCGCAACGAAGGCTGGTGGATCGTGGCGCACAGGGCGCGTGA
- the cysW gene encoding sulfate ABC transporter permease subunit CysW, with amino-acid sequence MVAISLVAMIVLLVLPLVVVFVEAFAEGPARWAAAISDADTLHALELTALVVAVVVPFHAAFGIASAWAITRYDFPGKGALLTIVDLPFAVSPVVSGLLFVLLFGARGIFGPMLADHDIRIVYAVPGVILATLFVTLPFVTRELVPLLEAQGREEEEAAASLGAGGWSILTRVTLPRIKWGVLYGCVLCAARAAGEFGAVSVVSGHIRGETNTLPLHVEVLYGEYDFVAAFAVASLLALSGLVTLTLKALLEQRAKNRGALA; translated from the coding sequence ATCGTCGCGATCTCGCTCGTCGCGATGATCGTGCTGCTGGTGCTGCCGCTCGTGGTGGTGTTCGTCGAGGCGTTCGCCGAAGGTCCCGCGCGCTGGGCCGCCGCGATCTCCGACGCCGACACGCTGCACGCGCTGGAGCTCACCGCGCTCGTGGTCGCGGTCGTCGTGCCGTTCCACGCGGCGTTCGGCATCGCCTCGGCGTGGGCGATCACGCGCTACGACTTCCCGGGCAAGGGCGCGCTGCTGACGATCGTCGACCTGCCGTTCGCGGTGTCGCCCGTCGTGTCGGGCCTGCTCTTCGTGCTGCTCTTCGGCGCGCGCGGGATCTTCGGGCCGATGCTCGCCGATCACGACATCCGCATCGTGTACGCGGTGCCCGGTGTGATCCTCGCGACGCTGTTCGTGACGTTGCCCTTCGTGACCCGCGAGCTCGTGCCGCTGCTCGAGGCGCAGGGCCGCGAAGAAGAAGAGGCCGCCGCGAGCCTCGGCGCGGGCGGCTGGTCGATCCTCACGCGCGTGACGCTGCCGCGCATCAAGTGGGGCGTGCTCTACGGATGTGTGCTCTGCGCGGCGCGTGCCGCCGGCGAGTTCGGCGCGGTGAGCGTCGTGAGCGGTCACATCCGCGGCGAGACCAACACGCTGCCGCTGCACGTCGAGGTGCTCTACGGCGAGTACGACTTCGTCGCGGCGTTCGCGGTCGCGTCGCTGCTCGCGCTGTCGGGCCTCGTGACGCTGACGTTGAAGGCGCTGCTCGAGCAGCGCGCGAAGAACCGAGGAGCGCTCGCATGA
- a CDS encoding sulfate/molybdate ABC transporter ATP-binding protein: protein MSIEAIGVTKRYRAHHALRDVTVRIERGGLVALLGPSGSGKTTLLRVMAGLEAPDAGRVLFSGRDVSASGVAERGVGFVFQHYALFREMTVFENVAFGLRVKPRKERPSEETIRARVHELLSLVQLEGMAQRHPSQLSGGQRQRVALARALAVEPQVLLLDEPFGALDAKVRRQLRAWLRTLHDELHVTTVLVTHDQEEALEIADRVVLMNEGRVEQEGSPTALYDAPATAFVASFLGDVNVLEGVVENGAIAIGALRLPVVGARTGERVRIAVRAGDLDVAPADDGDAHATISRIADLGERIQLEATIDGGPTVRAHVPRHAPRAAERGSRVRIDARVQRVYPAP from the coding sequence ATGAGCATCGAAGCGATCGGCGTGACCAAGCGATATCGCGCGCACCACGCGCTGCGCGACGTGACCGTGCGCATCGAGCGGGGCGGGCTCGTGGCGCTGCTCGGTCCCTCGGGCTCGGGCAAGACCACGCTGCTGCGCGTGATGGCGGGGCTCGAGGCGCCCGACGCGGGGCGCGTGCTCTTCTCGGGGCGCGACGTGTCGGCATCGGGCGTCGCGGAGCGCGGCGTGGGCTTCGTGTTCCAGCACTACGCGCTCTTCCGCGAGATGACGGTGTTCGAGAACGTCGCGTTCGGGCTGCGCGTGAAGCCGCGCAAGGAGCGACCGAGCGAAGAGACGATCCGCGCGCGCGTGCACGAGCTGCTCTCGCTCGTGCAGCTCGAGGGAATGGCGCAGCGGCATCCGTCGCAGCTCTCGGGCGGTCAGCGGCAGCGGGTCGCGCTGGCGCGCGCGCTCGCGGTCGAGCCCCAGGTGCTGCTGCTCGACGAGCCCTTCGGCGCGCTCGACGCGAAGGTGCGACGCCAGCTGCGCGCGTGGCTGCGCACGCTCCACGACGAGCTGCACGTCACGACGGTGCTCGTCACCCACGATCAGGAAGAGGCGCTGGAGATCGCCGATCGCGTGGTGCTGATGAACGAAGGGCGCGTGGAGCAGGAGGGCTCGCCCACCGCGCTCTACGACGCGCCCGCGACGGCGTTCGTCGCGTCGTTCCTCGGCGACGTGAACGTGCTCGAGGGCGTCGTCGAGAACGGCGCGATCGCGATCGGCGCGCTGCGCCTTCCGGTGGTCGGCGCGCGCACCGGCGAGCGCGTGCGCATCGCGGTGCGCGCGGGCGATCTCGACGTCGCGCCGGCCGACGACGGCGACGCGCACGCGACGATCTCGCGCATCGCGGATCTCGGCGAGCGCATCCAGCTCGAGGCGACGATCGACGGCGGGCCCACGGTGCGCGCGCACGTCCCGCGTCACGCGCCGCGCGCCGCCGAGCGCGGGAGCCGCGTGCGCATCGACGCGCGCGTCCAGCGTGTCTATCCGGCGCCCTGA
- a CDS encoding mechanosensitive ion channel family protein: MRSRFRALASWASFVALVAIAGSVRAQGEPAPTTGLPPPDEPLDLSTPRRALRYFDGAVADGEWIDAARVLDLRDVPPERAVPRGEGAARAIDAVLTDRGVTPESLPDEAEPGGSHVVGVAWIPGVEPGVVMRRLLRDGRPVWVFSRTTVRVAPDLAARIDRGPIGNRLGPALREPRFAELEPWQWIGSALALVIAAVLATATGRALVWLVWRSLRREERAKLGRAVKRVRPPARLALTLAYLGLLAILLRYPPSIVAVLADAYRAAWIVAVGWLVVRGIDFAAQAASERAAARQGWRARMVRTRVILLRRALNVVATVVFASVLLLQFPPVREVGVSLLASAGVAGVVVGIAAQRTLGNLLAGIQLSFTQPLRVGDQVVIENEFGTVEEVNLSYVVVRVWDQRCLIVPMARLLELPFQNWTRAADDLIGDVFFYVDFATPIERLRPEIERFVRAHPLWDRRVLGVQVVEATERAAKVRVLVSARDAGSTWDLRCATREFVLGLLQRLEGGRYLPRMRLDDVERPSEGSGARRLS; this comes from the coding sequence ATGCGCTCGCGCTTCCGCGCGCTCGCCTCGTGGGCCTCGTTCGTCGCGCTCGTCGCGATCGCGGGGAGCGTGCGCGCGCAGGGCGAGCCTGCGCCGACGACCGGCCTACCGCCGCCCGACGAGCCGCTCGATCTCTCGACACCGCGCCGCGCGCTCCGCTACTTCGACGGCGCGGTCGCCGACGGAGAGTGGATCGACGCCGCGCGCGTGCTCGACCTGCGCGACGTGCCGCCGGAGCGCGCGGTCCCGCGCGGAGAAGGCGCAGCGCGCGCGATCGACGCGGTGCTGACCGATCGCGGCGTGACGCCCGAGTCGCTCCCCGACGAGGCCGAGCCCGGCGGATCCCACGTCGTCGGCGTGGCGTGGATCCCCGGTGTCGAGCCCGGCGTGGTGATGCGGCGCCTCTTGCGCGACGGACGGCCCGTCTGGGTGTTCTCGCGCACCACCGTGCGGGTCGCGCCCGATCTCGCGGCGCGCATCGATCGCGGACCGATCGGGAATCGCCTCGGGCCCGCGCTGCGCGAGCCGCGCTTCGCCGAGCTCGAGCCGTGGCAGTGGATCGGCAGCGCGCTCGCGCTCGTGATCGCGGCGGTGCTCGCGACCGCGACCGGGCGCGCGCTGGTCTGGCTCGTCTGGCGATCGCTGCGCCGCGAGGAGCGCGCGAAGCTGGGACGCGCCGTGAAGCGAGTGCGTCCGCCGGCGAGGCTCGCGCTGACGCTCGCGTACCTCGGGCTGCTCGCGATCCTGCTGCGCTACCCGCCCAGCATCGTCGCCGTGCTCGCGGACGCGTATCGCGCGGCGTGGATCGTCGCGGTCGGATGGCTCGTGGTGCGCGGCATCGACTTCGCGGCGCAGGCGGCGTCGGAGCGCGCCGCCGCGCGGCAGGGCTGGCGCGCGCGCATGGTGCGGACGCGCGTGATCCTCTTGCGGCGCGCGCTCAACGTCGTCGCGACCGTCGTGTTCGCGTCCGTGCTGCTGCTGCAGTTCCCGCCGGTGCGCGAGGTCGGCGTGTCGCTGCTCGCGTCGGCCGGCGTCGCGGGCGTCGTCGTCGGCATCGCGGCGCAGCGCACGCTCGGGAACCTGCTCGCGGGGATCCAGCTCTCGTTCACGCAGCCGCTGCGCGTCGGCGATCAAGTGGTGATCGAGAACGAGTTCGGCACCGTCGAGGAGGTGAACCTCAGCTACGTCGTGGTGCGGGTGTGGGATCAGCGATGTCTGATCGTGCCGATGGCGCGCCTGCTCGAGCTGCCCTTCCAGAACTGGACGCGCGCCGCCGACGATCTCATCGGCGACGTCTTCTTCTACGTCGACTTCGCGACGCCGATCGAGCGGCTGCGCCCCGAGATCGAGCGCTTCGTGCGCGCGCATCCGCTCTGGGACCGTCGCGTGCTCGGGGTGCAGGTCGTCGAAGCGACCGAGCGCGCGGCGAAGGTGCGCGTGCTCGTGAGCGCGCGCGACGCGGGCTCGACGTGGGATCTGCGCTGCGCGACGCGCGAGTTCGTGCTCGGGCTGCTGCAGCGGCTCGAGGGCGGACGCTATCTGCCGCGGATGCGCCTCGACGACGTCGAGCGACCGAGCGAGGGCTCGGGCGCGCGACGCCTCTCGTGA
- a CDS encoding histidine phosphatase family protein, producing MEIVLVRHAESIWNAEGRWQGQTDVPLSEQGRAEAAKLGARLANAHFDRRIASDLMRTRDTAAAIGADFVHDPAWREFDLGAWGGLLHSEVRERFPDEVQAMAMGTDMPIGGAESMVTFDARVHRALDAVIASGRDGERVIVVTHGGVIRSIVMRLLGLRGRPLIGATNTSITHLRVDPERRVRIVSYNCGAHLDASDTPHDDEILEGAPDDIVRRVATRLGIGDAQRVHLHPPRPGSITRLVRGTAHPVLRSFATPAFG from the coding sequence GTGGAGATCGTCCTCGTTCGTCACGCCGAATCGATCTGGAACGCAGAAGGTCGCTGGCAGGGCCAGACCGACGTCCCGCTCTCCGAGCAGGGCCGCGCCGAGGCCGCGAAGCTCGGAGCACGCCTCGCGAACGCCCACTTCGATCGACGCATCGCGTCCGATCTCATGCGCACGCGCGACACCGCCGCCGCGATCGGCGCGGACTTCGTGCACGACCCGGCGTGGCGCGAATTCGATCTCGGCGCGTGGGGCGGCCTCCTCCACAGCGAGGTGCGCGAGCGCTTCCCCGACGAGGTGCAGGCGATGGCGATGGGCACCGACATGCCGATCGGCGGCGCCGAGTCGATGGTCACGTTCGACGCGCGCGTGCACCGCGCGCTCGACGCGGTGATCGCGAGCGGCCGCGACGGCGAGCGCGTGATCGTCGTGACCCACGGCGGCGTGATCCGCTCGATCGTGATGCGCCTGCTCGGCCTGCGCGGACGACCGCTGATCGGCGCGACGAACACGTCGATCACGCACCTGCGCGTCGACCCCGAGCGCCGCGTTCGCATCGTCTCCTACAACTGCGGCGCGCACCTCGACGCGAGCGACACCCCGCACGACGACGAGATCCTCGAGGGCGCGCCCGACGACATCGTTCGTCGCGTCGCGACGCGGCTCGGCATCGGCGACGCGCAGCGCGTCCACCTCCACCCGCCGCGCCCCGGCTCGATCACGCGCCTCGTGCGAGGCACCGCGCATCCCGTGCTGCGCAGCTTCGCCACGCCCGCGTTCGGGTGA
- a CDS encoding ABC transporter ATP-binding protein → MSSLSLRGIKKDLGGNPILRGVDLEVGDGELVVLVGPSGCGKSTLLRTIAGLEIPDGGTLKIGDRDVTQLPPRDRDVAMVFQSYALYPHLTVRENLGFGLKLRGTDAKTIAERVDEVAQMLGLEKLLDRYPRQMSGGQRQRVAMGRAIARRPSVFLFDEPLSNLDAALRADVRVEIKRLHARLKEQGQGATMIYVTHDQVEAMTLADRLVVLKSGHVEQIGAPLEVYEKPRSRFVASFLGSPAMNFVPGEIVDGRIRADGLDAQLPQNDRIASKSVLAGIRPHDVLPSANGHADILLRVEVIEAMGFEAYAHGKVGAHPFVARLEGDRARAARPGDTLALDIAQGSLHLFDPDSERTLS, encoded by the coding sequence GTGTCGTCGCTGAGCCTGCGCGGAATCAAGAAGGATCTGGGGGGAAACCCGATCCTGCGCGGAGTCGACCTCGAGGTCGGCGACGGAGAGCTCGTCGTGCTCGTCGGCCCGAGCGGCTGCGGAAAGAGCACGCTGCTCCGCACCATCGCCGGCCTCGAGATCCCCGACGGCGGCACGCTGAAGATCGGCGATCGCGACGTGACGCAGCTCCCGCCACGCGACCGCGACGTCGCGATGGTGTTCCAGAGCTACGCGCTCTATCCGCACCTCACGGTCCGCGAGAACCTCGGCTTCGGTCTCAAGCTGCGCGGCACCGACGCGAAGACCATCGCCGAGCGCGTCGACGAGGTCGCGCAGATGCTCGGCCTCGAGAAGCTCCTCGATCGCTACCCGCGTCAGATGAGCGGCGGCCAGCGCCAGCGCGTCGCGATGGGCCGCGCGATCGCGCGCCGTCCCTCGGTGTTCCTCTTCGACGAGCCGCTCTCGAACCTCGACGCCGCGCTGCGCGCCGACGTGCGCGTCGAGATCAAGCGCCTGCACGCTCGCCTCAAGGAGCAAGGGCAGGGCGCGACGATGATCTACGTCACGCACGACCAGGTCGAAGCGATGACGCTCGCCGATCGCCTCGTCGTGCTGAAGTCGGGCCACGTCGAGCAGATCGGCGCGCCGCTCGAGGTCTACGAGAAGCCGCGCTCCCGCTTCGTCGCGTCGTTCCTCGGCTCGCCCGCGATGAACTTCGTGCCCGGCGAGATCGTCGACGGGCGCATCCGCGCCGACGGTCTCGACGCGCAGCTGCCGCAGAACGATCGCATCGCGAGCAAGAGCGTGCTCGCCGGCATCCGCCCGCACGACGTGCTGCCCAGCGCGAACGGCCACGCGGACATCCTGCTGCGCGTCGAGGTGATCGAGGCGATGGGCTTCGAGGCGTACGCGCACGGCAAGGTCGGCGCGCACCCGTTCGTCGCGCGCCTCGAAGGGGATCGCGCGCGCGCTGCGCGGCCCGGCGACACCCTCGCGCTCGACATCGCGCAGGGCTCTCTCCACCTCTTCGATCCGGACTCCGAGCGAACGCTCTCATGA